From a single Couchioplanes caeruleus genomic region:
- a CDS encoding Rieske 2Fe-2S domain-containing protein: MISRLEKTTALDGISNRLQSTVQKVAQPRALRDLLHGTWVGHPLHPVLVQVPVGSFMSAAVLDALPGQRKAATTLIGVGTASSVPAIAAGLVDWSSLSKDQRRVGLVHATANTVALGLYVWSLSARNNGRWGMGRLLAYAGLSVAGAGAYLGGHLSYQQGAGVNVAVPQLLELPDDWAEVGEVASLPEGRPTVRTIEGVRVLLYRHGEEVTAMLEQCGHQGGPLGEGEVEGSGAAACVVCPWHGSTFRLIDGVAVHGPASTDQPTLRTRIQDGVLSVAAP; this comes from the coding sequence ATGATCTCCCGGCTCGAGAAGACCACGGCTCTGGACGGCATCAGCAACCGCCTCCAGAGCACCGTCCAGAAGGTGGCGCAGCCCCGCGCCCTCCGTGACCTCCTGCACGGCACCTGGGTCGGTCACCCCTTGCATCCCGTTCTGGTCCAGGTTCCGGTCGGCTCGTTCATGAGCGCCGCGGTCCTGGACGCACTGCCCGGCCAGCGCAAGGCGGCAACCACCCTGATCGGCGTCGGCACGGCCTCGTCGGTCCCCGCCATCGCCGCCGGCCTCGTCGACTGGTCGTCGCTGTCCAAGGACCAGCGCCGGGTCGGCCTGGTCCACGCGACGGCCAACACCGTCGCCCTCGGCCTCTACGTGTGGTCACTCTCGGCGCGCAACAACGGGCGGTGGGGCATGGGCCGCCTTCTCGCGTACGCCGGCCTGTCGGTCGCCGGCGCCGGCGCGTACCTGGGTGGGCACCTGTCGTACCAGCAGGGCGCCGGGGTGAACGTGGCCGTCCCGCAGCTCCTCGAGTTGCCGGACGACTGGGCCGAGGTCGGGGAAGTCGCCTCGCTGCCCGAAGGCCGCCCGACCGTACGCACCATCGAAGGCGTACGTGTCCTCCTCTACCGCCACGGCGAGGAAGTCACGGCGATGCTGGAGCAGTGCGGGCACCAGGGCGGGCCGCTTGGCGAGGGAGAGGTCGAGGGCTCGGGCGCCGCCGCCTGTGTGGTGTGTCCGTGGCACGGCAGCACCTTCCGGCTCATCGACGGCGTCGCCGTGCACGGCCCTGCCTCCACGGACCAGCCCACCCTCCGTACCCGCATCCAGGACGGCGTTTTGTCGGTCGCCGCGCCCTGA
- a CDS encoding MEDS domain-containing protein, whose translation MAASTPVDRLASGDHACLTFSDPEERLDILAAFVAAGQSRGEEIICFTDAVGVDELRAELLERGIEERGAGGGGAHLRVVRADQLWGGGSAPEAATMVELLAGELRRALERGRSGLRITADMCWAARPQANAEQLLVFESEVARLFADGRLTAICEYDRESFDPVTLGYASRVHARTVAARVYHEDAVLRICRQHVPPGVRVAGDLDRTRADALRDALAEAVRLDPDIHLNLNQLHFLDPSAAEVILRTAANLPDRRRMVVVCAEPVERTLIEAGAARVPALRMLVRHGER comes from the coding sequence ATGGCCGCCTCGACGCCGGTGGATCGGCTCGCATCGGGAGACCATGCATGCCTGACCTTCTCCGACCCGGAGGAGCGGCTGGACATCCTGGCCGCGTTCGTGGCGGCAGGTCAGAGCCGGGGCGAGGAGATCATCTGCTTCACGGACGCCGTCGGCGTCGACGAGCTCCGCGCCGAACTGCTCGAGCGCGGCATCGAGGAGCGAGGGGCCGGCGGCGGCGGCGCGCACCTTCGCGTCGTCCGCGCGGACCAGCTCTGGGGCGGCGGCTCGGCGCCCGAGGCGGCCACCATGGTCGAGCTCCTCGCCGGTGAGCTGCGGCGAGCGCTGGAACGCGGGCGCAGCGGTCTGCGGATCACCGCGGACATGTGCTGGGCGGCCCGGCCTCAGGCGAACGCCGAGCAATTGCTGGTGTTCGAGTCGGAGGTGGCCCGGCTGTTCGCGGACGGCCGGTTGACGGCCATCTGCGAGTACGACCGCGAGAGCTTCGATCCGGTAACGCTGGGTTATGCGTCCCGGGTCCATGCGCGGACCGTAGCGGCGCGGGTTTATCACGAGGACGCCGTACTGCGTATCTGCCGGCAGCATGTGCCGCCGGGCGTACGCGTGGCTGGTGATCTTGATCGGACCCGGGCGGATGCGTTGCGTGACGCGCTGGCTGAGGCCGTACGCCTGGATCCGGACATCCATCTGAACCTGAACCAGCTGCACTTCCTCGACCCGAGCGCGGCCGAGGTGATCCTGCGGACGGCGGCGAACCTGCCGGATCGCCGCCGGATGGTGGTGGTGTGCGCCGAGCCGGTCGAGCGGACGCTGATCGAAGCCGGTGCCGCCCGGGTGCCGGCCCTGCGGATGCTGGTGCGCCATGGTGAGCGCTGA
- a CDS encoding ATP-binding protein: protein MVSAERTGSTPRRAAQNRPPRAAERRPGGNAPRVLLDQDFHGGNLAALRTAVAALARDVADAGTAESVILVAHELSSNSVRHGGGSGRLRMWVAGRAVHCEVSDHGAGLADPDTVGRELPPHAAPGGRGLWLARRMSDLHISTGDRGTTVTAVVAL, encoded by the coding sequence ATGGTGAGCGCTGAACGGACCGGATCGACGCCCCGGCGAGCGGCGCAGAACCGGCCTCCCCGGGCGGCGGAGCGGCGCCCGGGCGGAAACGCCCCCCGGGTTCTGCTGGACCAGGATTTCCACGGCGGCAATCTGGCGGCTCTGCGGACCGCCGTTGCGGCCCTGGCCAGGGACGTCGCGGACGCGGGTACGGCCGAATCGGTCATCCTCGTCGCGCACGAACTCTCCAGCAATTCGGTACGGCACGGCGGCGGCAGCGGGCGGCTACGGATGTGGGTGGCCGGGCGCGCGGTGCACTGTGAGGTGAGCGATCACGGCGCCGGCCTCGCCGATCCCGACACCGTCGGGCGGGAGCTGCCGCCACACGCGGCGCCGGGTGGGCGGGGTCTGTGGCTGGCCCGCCGGATGTCGGATCTACACATCTCGACCGGCGACCGCGGCACGACAGTCACGGCGGTAGTCGCGCTGTGA
- a CDS encoding serine hydrolase domain-containing protein codes for MSGYVAPGYEGVRDAFTDQACGGSALCVLRDGVVVVDLHEGWRDGARTQAWDERTLVDVYSVGKPVIALAALLLVERGLVGLDDPVARHWPEFRTAASVRQVLTHTAGLPTFPVPRDASAWSDWELLCGDLAAARPEWPPGTVAAEHALTYGHLLGELVRRVTGRDPGAFVAEEIAGPWRLDLGFGLNGGDQERCAELEFHGTDWPDRTGEPGSVHERAVANPAGARDLTVVNSAAWRTAVVPAVNLHTTAEAVARFYAGLLAGGELDGHRLLSPALVEEMTTAQFTGLDLFIGRETTWGLGVQLESDGTWGMGGLGGNAGWADPARGHAIAYVTRRLGDFERVDALDTAISSVRLLS; via the coding sequence GTGAGCGGGTACGTCGCTCCCGGCTACGAAGGTGTCCGGGATGCGTTCACCGATCAGGCGTGCGGCGGGTCGGCTCTGTGCGTGCTCCGGGACGGTGTGGTCGTCGTGGATCTTCACGAGGGCTGGCGGGACGGCGCGCGTACTCAAGCTTGGGATGAGCGGACTCTGGTTGACGTCTATTCGGTGGGCAAACCGGTGATCGCGCTGGCCGCTTTGCTGCTCGTGGAGCGGGGGCTGGTCGGTCTTGACGATCCGGTGGCGCGGCATTGGCCGGAATTCCGGACCGCTGCTTCCGTACGGCAGGTGCTGACGCATACGGCGGGACTGCCGACGTTCCCGGTGCCGAGGGACGCGTCCGCGTGGAGTGACTGGGAGCTGCTCTGCGGTGACCTGGCCGCCGCCCGGCCGGAATGGCCTCCGGGCACTGTCGCGGCCGAACACGCGCTCACCTACGGTCACCTGCTCGGTGAGCTGGTACGCCGGGTGACCGGACGCGACCCCGGCGCGTTCGTGGCCGAGGAGATCGCCGGCCCGTGGCGGCTCGACCTCGGCTTCGGTCTGAACGGCGGCGACCAGGAACGGTGTGCCGAGCTGGAGTTCCACGGGACGGACTGGCCGGACCGGACGGGCGAACCCGGCTCGGTGCACGAGCGGGCCGTCGCGAACCCGGCGGGTGCGCGGGACCTGACGGTGGTCAACAGCGCGGCGTGGCGTACGGCGGTCGTGCCGGCCGTCAACTTGCACACGACTGCCGAGGCGGTGGCGCGCTTCTATGCGGGACTGCTGGCCGGTGGCGAGCTCGACGGGCACCGGCTACTCAGCCCGGCTCTCGTGGAGGAGATGACCACGGCGCAGTTCACGGGACTCGACCTCTTCATCGGGCGCGAGACGACGTGGGGGCTGGGCGTACAGCTGGAGAGCGACGGCACGTGGGGCATGGGCGGTCTGGGCGGGAACGCGGGATGGGCTGATCCCGCGCGCGGCCATGCGATCGCCTACGTGACCCGGCGGCTCGGCGACTTCGAGCGGGTGGACGCGCTCGACACCGCAATCTCCTCGGTGCGACTTCTCAGCTGA
- a CDS encoding cryptochrome/photolyase family protein: MRTAIVLFTRDLRVHDNPALAAACATAETVVPLFVLDPPLQKLSPNRARFLHQSLADLRESLRSRGGDLIVREGEPVAETMRLAREVQADGIALAQDVSTYARRREGRLQDECERHRISLRLFPGTTVVPPGGVRPGGGDGHYKVFSPYYRAWESAKWRDEVATPARITLPADLAVAPLPPLPEGDSPAALDGGETEGLRRLKAWPRHVGSYDDLHDDMAADATSRLSAYLRFGCLSPLTVANRARDLDGAGPAAFLRQLGWRDFYYQVTHAFPKISTEAYRTSGDTGWRYDQDALQHWKDGLTGVPIVDAGMRQMQVEGWMHNRARLITAAFLTKHLGLDWRDGVKWFFRWLNDGDVANNSGNWQWVAGTGNDTRPYRRFNPIRQAERFDPDGVYVRRYVPELTSIAGKAVHQPWRLPDTVRSGLDYPAPLESHRDEAVWLRP, translated from the coding sequence ATGCGAACCGCGATCGTGCTCTTCACCCGCGACCTGCGGGTGCACGACAACCCCGCCCTGGCCGCCGCCTGCGCCACCGCGGAGACCGTCGTGCCGCTCTTCGTCCTCGACCCCCCCCTGCAGAAGCTCTCGCCCAACCGGGCGCGCTTCCTGCACCAGAGCCTCGCGGATCTGCGCGAGAGCCTGCGTTCCCGCGGTGGCGACCTGATCGTCCGGGAGGGCGAGCCGGTGGCCGAGACGATGCGGCTGGCACGGGAGGTGCAGGCGGACGGGATCGCCCTCGCCCAGGACGTGAGCACGTACGCCCGGCGTCGCGAGGGCCGCCTGCAGGACGAGTGCGAACGGCACCGGATCTCGTTGCGGCTGTTTCCCGGCACCACCGTGGTGCCACCGGGAGGGGTGCGCCCCGGTGGCGGGGACGGGCACTACAAGGTCTTCTCGCCGTACTACCGGGCGTGGGAGTCGGCCAAGTGGCGCGACGAGGTGGCGACTCCCGCACGGATCACGCTCCCCGCCGACCTGGCCGTCGCCCCGCTGCCACCCCTGCCCGAGGGCGACTCGCCGGCGGCCCTCGACGGCGGCGAGACCGAGGGGCTGCGGCGGCTCAAGGCCTGGCCGCGCCACGTCGGCTCGTACGACGATCTGCACGACGACATGGCCGCCGACGCGACGTCGCGGCTGAGTGCGTACCTCCGCTTCGGGTGTCTCTCCCCGCTGACCGTGGCGAACCGGGCGCGCGATCTCGACGGCGCCGGACCGGCGGCGTTCCTGCGCCAGCTCGGCTGGCGCGACTTCTACTACCAGGTCACGCATGCCTTCCCGAAGATCTCGACGGAGGCGTATCGCACGAGCGGTGACACCGGCTGGCGGTACGACCAGGACGCGCTGCAGCACTGGAAGGACGGGCTGACCGGCGTGCCGATCGTCGACGCGGGCATGCGGCAGATGCAGGTGGAGGGGTGGATGCACAACCGTGCCCGGCTCATCACCGCGGCGTTCCTGACCAAGCATCTCGGGCTCGATTGGCGTGACGGCGTGAAGTGGTTCTTCCGCTGGCTGAACGACGGCGACGTGGCCAACAATTCGGGCAATTGGCAGTGGGTGGCGGGCACCGGCAACGACACCAGGCCTTACCGCCGGTTCAATCCGATCCGCCAGGCCGAGCGCTTCGACCCCGACGGCGTGTACGTTCGTCGCTACGTACCGGAGTTGACATCGATCGCGGGGAAGGCCGTGCACCAACCGTGGCGCCTGCCCGATACGGTTCGATCAGGCCTGGACTACCCCGCACCGCTGGAGTCGCACCGCGACGAGGCGGTGTGGCTGAGGCCGTGA
- a CDS encoding phytoene/squalene synthase family protein, whose product METDLAAAYERCRRLHRSHGRTYYLATRLLPAWKRRHVHALYGFTRYADEIVDRTEDLPPAERAERLNEWSGRFLAGLRGEPVDDPLLPAVLHTIAVFDLDVDDFDSFLRSMAMDLTVTSYATYDDLLDYMEGSAAVIGTMMLPILGSTDPAAAREPARQLGLAFQLTNFIRDVAEDLDRGRTYLPDAHLAEFGLTRDDLFAARAAGRSTPAVKDLIRAEVARADEHYAAAAPGIPLLSPGSQACMRTAFELYAGILDEVIAADYDVFVRRATVPNRRRARVAVRSLLTRPGTPVQELVRA is encoded by the coding sequence GTGGAGACCGATCTGGCAGCCGCCTACGAACGCTGCCGCCGGCTGCATCGCAGCCACGGCCGCACCTACTACCTCGCGACCCGTTTGCTACCCGCCTGGAAGCGTCGTCATGTCCACGCGCTCTACGGCTTCACCCGTTATGCAGACGAGATCGTGGACCGCACCGAGGATCTGCCGCCGGCCGAGCGGGCGGAACGGCTGAACGAGTGGTCCGGGCGCTTCCTCGCCGGGCTGCGCGGCGAGCCGGTCGACGACCCGCTGCTGCCCGCGGTGCTGCACACGATCGCGGTGTTCGACCTGGACGTCGACGACTTCGACTCGTTCCTGCGCAGCATGGCGATGGACCTGACCGTCACGTCGTATGCGACATATGACGACCTGCTCGACTACATGGAGGGTTCCGCGGCGGTCATCGGCACGATGATGCTGCCGATTCTCGGCTCCACCGACCCGGCGGCCGCCCGCGAGCCCGCCCGTCAGCTGGGCCTGGCCTTCCAGCTCACCAACTTCATCCGGGACGTGGCCGAGGACCTGGACCGCGGCCGCACCTATCTCCCGGACGCGCACCTCGCCGAGTTCGGTCTGACCCGTGACGATTTGTTCGCGGCTCGGGCCGCCGGACGGTCCACCCCGGCTGTCAAAGACCTGATCCGGGCGGAAGTCGCCCGCGCCGATGAGCACTACGCGGCCGCGGCACCCGGCATCCCGCTGCTGTCGCCCGGTTCGCAGGCCTGCATGCGCACGGCCTTCGAGCTGTACGCGGGCATCCTCGACGAGGTGATCGCCGCCGACTACGACGTCTTCGTCCGCCGGGCGACCGTCCCCAACCGGCGGCGTGCGCGCGTCGCCGTCCGGTCGCTGCTCACCCGTCCCGGCACCCCGGTGCAAGAGCTGGTGCGTGCCTGA
- a CDS encoding polyprenyl synthetase family protein gives MANDILEGNPRCGTSHQPIPMNGLVNAVEGTLADFLASQIAALDTVDPALGSFARTTRDLVLAGGKRLRPTFAHWGWRGVVGFREPVDPVLPALAALELMHTFALVHDDVMDGSDTRRGRPTAHRLFAAQHGSAGRLGDPDHFGETSAILVGDLCLIWADQLLAQTALTTATLFAVRARYDRMRVEAVAGQYLDVLGEAQPHDWTVDRALLVARHKTASYTVQRPLQFGLALAGPVREDAAAVDDAYNRYGIAVGEAFQLRDDILGVYGDPAVTGKPAGDDLRTGKPTALLMLARQLATPAQRAELTKDPAGAVIPADGSGGPLSPWSPRVDESSRPLGFPSPDHSDETVARQAEIIVETGAVARVEAMIRQRVEEAVAALLDAPIEHEARAALTDLAVTATHRPA, from the coding sequence GTGGCCAACGACATCCTCGAGGGCAACCCGCGCTGCGGGACCTCACATCAGCCGATACCCATGAACGGCCTGGTGAATGCTGTCGAGGGGACGCTGGCCGACTTCCTCGCCAGCCAGATCGCCGCCCTCGACACGGTGGACCCGGCGCTGGGTTCCTTCGCCAGAACGACGCGCGACCTCGTGCTCGCGGGCGGAAAACGACTCAGGCCGACGTTCGCCCACTGGGGCTGGCGCGGCGTGGTCGGTTTCCGCGAGCCGGTCGACCCCGTGCTCCCCGCCCTCGCGGCGCTCGAGCTCATGCACACGTTCGCCCTCGTCCACGACGACGTGATGGACGGATCGGACACCCGCCGGGGGCGGCCCACCGCGCATCGCCTCTTCGCCGCGCAGCACGGCAGCGCTGGCCGGCTCGGCGATCCGGACCACTTCGGCGAGACCTCGGCGATCCTCGTCGGCGACCTGTGCCTGATCTGGGCGGACCAGTTGCTCGCGCAGACCGCACTGACCACCGCAACCCTCTTCGCGGTCCGGGCCCGCTACGACCGGATGCGCGTCGAGGCCGTCGCCGGGCAGTATCTCGACGTCCTGGGCGAGGCTCAGCCGCACGACTGGACGGTCGACCGCGCCCTGCTGGTGGCCCGCCACAAGACGGCGAGCTACACGGTGCAGCGGCCACTGCAGTTCGGGCTGGCCCTGGCCGGTCCGGTCCGGGAGGACGCCGCCGCCGTCGACGACGCCTACAACAGATACGGCATAGCGGTCGGCGAAGCGTTCCAGCTCCGCGACGACATCCTCGGCGTGTACGGCGACCCCGCGGTGACCGGGAAACCGGCCGGGGACGACCTGCGCACGGGCAAGCCGACCGCCCTTCTCATGCTCGCCCGCCAGCTCGCGACGCCCGCCCAGCGCGCCGAGCTCACCAAAGACCCCGCCGGAGCCGTCATCCCCGCCGACGGCTCCGGCGGTCCCCTCTCACCGTGGAGTCCGCGCGTGGACGAATCGTCGCGCCCGCTCGGATTCCCGTCACCCGACCACTCGGACGAGACGGTCGCCCGGCAGGCGGAGATCATCGTCGAGACCGGGGCCGTGGCCCGGGTGGAGGCGATGATCCGGCAACGGGTCGAGGAGGCGGTCGCAGCCCTGCTCGACGCGCCCATCGAGCACGAAGCCCGCGCCGCACTCACCGACCTTGCCGTCACGGCGACCCACCGCCCAGCATGA
- the crtI gene encoding phytoene desaturase family protein, which translates to MRRVTGPTDHVVVVGAGLGGLACALHLAAAGRQVTVVEREAVPGGRAGRLSIDGYEFDTGPTVLTMPELIEEPLAAVGEKLSDWLELTPLDPAYRAYYPDGSTLDVKTDTVRMAAEISRVCGPREADGYLRFVDFARDLWRLERDNFIDRNLDTPLDLLNLNLVKLLGMGGFRRLQPKINEYFKDPRTQRIFSFQAMYAGLAPHDALAIYAVIAYLDSVAGVFFPRGGMHAVPKALAGAAEKHGVQFRYETTVTAVETANGRATAVRTDTGERIPADVVVLNPDLPVAYRDLLPASRRPRKLTYSPSCVVLHIGSDRTYSKIAHHNIHFGAAWRGTFDEVIRQGLLMSDPSLLVTNPSRSDPGVAPAGRQTYYVLAPTPNLDAAPFDWNGGLGRRYADELMQVLEQRGYVGFRDGVEVERIITPADWAAQGMAAGTPFASSHTFTQTGPFRPGNLHPTLSNVVFTGSGTQPGVGVPMVLISGKLAATRVAGPAGQRGEIVGRTT; encoded by the coding sequence GTGCGAAGAGTGACCGGACCGACCGACCATGTCGTCGTCGTCGGAGCTGGACTCGGCGGCCTGGCCTGTGCGCTGCACCTGGCCGCGGCCGGACGGCAGGTGACCGTCGTCGAGCGGGAGGCGGTGCCCGGGGGCCGGGCCGGCCGGCTGTCGATCGACGGATACGAGTTCGACACCGGCCCGACGGTGCTGACCATGCCCGAGCTGATCGAGGAGCCGCTCGCCGCCGTCGGGGAGAAGCTGTCCGACTGGCTGGAGCTGACGCCGCTCGACCCTGCATACCGGGCGTACTACCCGGACGGGTCGACGCTGGACGTGAAGACGGACACCGTGCGGATGGCCGCCGAGATCTCGCGCGTCTGCGGGCCCCGGGAGGCCGACGGCTACCTGCGGTTCGTGGACTTCGCCCGCGATCTTTGGCGCCTCGAGCGGGACAACTTCATCGACCGCAACCTCGACACCCCGCTCGACCTGCTCAACCTCAACCTCGTCAAGCTCCTCGGGATGGGTGGCTTCCGCCGGCTCCAGCCGAAGATCAACGAGTACTTCAAGGATCCGCGTACCCAACGGATCTTCTCTTTCCAGGCCATGTACGCCGGCCTCGCGCCGCACGACGCTCTCGCGATCTACGCGGTGATCGCGTATCTCGACTCGGTCGCCGGGGTGTTCTTCCCGCGCGGCGGCATGCACGCCGTGCCCAAGGCGCTGGCCGGCGCCGCGGAGAAGCACGGCGTGCAGTTCCGGTACGAGACGACGGTGACCGCTGTCGAGACCGCCAACGGCCGTGCCACCGCGGTGCGCACCGACACGGGCGAACGCATCCCCGCGGACGTGGTCGTGCTCAACCCGGATCTGCCGGTGGCGTATCGCGACCTGCTGCCGGCGAGCCGGCGCCCCCGCAAGCTCACCTATTCGCCGTCGTGCGTGGTGCTCCACATCGGATCGGACCGCACCTATTCGAAGATCGCGCACCACAACATCCACTTCGGCGCCGCGTGGCGCGGCACGTTCGACGAGGTCATCCGGCAGGGGCTGCTGATGAGCGACCCCTCACTGCTGGTCACCAACCCGAGCCGCAGCGATCCCGGCGTCGCACCGGCCGGCCGCCAGACGTACTACGTGCTGGCACCGACGCCCAACCTCGACGCCGCGCCGTTCGACTGGAACGGTGGCCTCGGCCGCCGCTACGCCGACGAGCTGATGCAGGTGCTGGAGCAGCGCGGGTACGTGGGCTTCCGAGACGGCGTGGAGGTTGAGCGGATCATCACGCCGGCGGACTGGGCGGCGCAGGGCATGGCGGCCGGTACGCCGTTCGCCTCGTCCCACACGTTCACCCAGACCGGCCCGTTCCGCCCCGGAAACCTCCACCCGACGCTGTCCAACGTGGTGTTCACCGGCTCGGGAACGCAGCCGGGCGTGGGCGTACCGATGGTGCTGATCTCCGGAAAGCTGGCGGCCACCCGGGTCGCCGGGCCGGCCGGGCAGCGGGGCGAGATCGTGGGGAGGACGACGTGA
- the idi gene encoding isopentenyl-diphosphate Delta-isomerase gives MGSRESHLVELVDPDGQAVGEVTVDEAHTAPGMLHRAFSVFLRDPAGRVLLQQRAEVKTRFPLRWANTCCGHPLPEESLQVAAGRRLVEEVGVAEVPLTEVGVYSYYAEDPTTGRVEYEYDHVLLGEVNADLPVLADPDEVADVRWVPLDELAQAIAREPRAYAPWLAGVTERLQHFLDRTDAAESSGGR, from the coding sequence ATCGGATCCCGCGAGAGCCACCTGGTCGAACTGGTCGACCCGGACGGGCAGGCCGTCGGGGAGGTGACGGTCGACGAGGCGCACACCGCCCCGGGCATGCTGCACCGGGCATTCTCGGTGTTCCTGCGCGACCCCGCGGGGCGGGTGCTGCTCCAGCAGCGGGCCGAGGTCAAGACCCGCTTTCCGCTGCGCTGGGCCAACACGTGCTGCGGCCACCCGCTCCCGGAGGAGTCCCTGCAGGTCGCGGCCGGCCGGCGGCTCGTCGAGGAGGTCGGGGTGGCCGAGGTGCCGCTGACCGAGGTGGGCGTGTATTCGTACTACGCGGAGGATCCGACCACGGGACGGGTCGAATACGAGTACGACCACGTGCTGCTCGGCGAGGTGAACGCGGACCTGCCCGTGCTGGCCGATCCCGACGAGGTGGCCGACGTGCGCTGGGTGCCGCTCGACGAGCTCGCGCAGGCGATCGCGCGCGAACCGCGGGCGTACGCACCCTGGCTGGCCGGCGTCACCGAAAGGCTGCAGCACTTCCTCGACCGTACGGACGCGGCGGAGTCATCAGGTGGCCGATGA
- a CDS encoding MerR family transcriptional regulator, with product MADEALTAGAVARRLGVAVTTLRTWHQRYGLGPSRHVPGHHRRYTPEDMDRLQVMRRLTAQGVPPAEAAAWARRVPVPIDMPETGIAAPPDTRSEGPPGEPPPQRTRIDAVWPELTGRLTITSRDGGGHAIRTGRAGPAARGVARAAMRLDAPALRDILEMAVVSRGVVATWEEVIMPVLIGIGDRYEATKRFVEVEHLLSRGVTEVLSAVPRPPSGRVPRVLLAAADEEQHTLPLEALAAALAEHGVPTRLLGARVPPQALADAVARTGPIAVVLWSQLPDTGDPSQWERLLSSGHAPLLAAAAGPGWPADGLPEGVVLLHSLGEGVRLISAAVAPEAV from the coding sequence GTGGCCGATGAGGCCCTGACCGCGGGAGCCGTGGCGCGCCGGCTCGGCGTCGCCGTCACCACCCTGCGCACCTGGCACCAGCGGTACGGGCTGGGCCCGAGCCGGCACGTGCCCGGCCACCACCGCCGGTACACCCCGGAGGACATGGACCGCCTCCAGGTGATGCGCCGCCTCACCGCGCAGGGCGTACCGCCGGCGGAGGCCGCCGCGTGGGCTCGCCGGGTCCCCGTTCCGATCGACATGCCCGAGACCGGGATCGCCGCCCCGCCGGACACCCGATCCGAGGGGCCGCCGGGCGAACCGCCCCCGCAACGGACGCGGATCGACGCGGTCTGGCCGGAGCTGACCGGGCGCCTGACCATCACGAGCCGTGACGGTGGCGGGCATGCCATCCGCACCGGGCGGGCCGGGCCCGCCGCCCGTGGCGTGGCCCGGGCCGCCATGCGCCTGGACGCCCCCGCGTTGCGCGACATCCTCGAGATGGCCGTGGTCAGCCGCGGTGTGGTCGCCACCTGGGAAGAGGTCATCATGCCGGTGCTGATCGGCATCGGCGACCGGTACGAGGCCACGAAACGGTTCGTCGAGGTCGAGCACCTGCTGTCACGCGGGGTGACCGAGGTGCTGAGCGCCGTACCCCGTCCTCCGAGCGGTCGGGTTCCTCGCGTTCTGCTGGCGGCGGCGGACGAGGAGCAGCACACGTTGCCCCTGGAGGCGCTCGCGGCGGCCCTGGCCGAGCACGGCGTACCGACCCGGCTACTGGGTGCCCGGGTGCCGCCTCAGGCCCTGGCTGACGCGGTGGCGCGTACCGGCCCGATCGCGGTGGTGCTGTGGTCGCAGCTGCCCGACACCGGAGACCCCTCGCAATGGGAACGGCTGCTGTCGTCCGGGCACGCCCCGCTGCTCGCCGCTGCCGCCGGGCCGGGATGGCCGGCCGACGGCCTGCCCGAGGGCGTCGTACTGCTCCACAGCCTCGGCGAAGGAGTCCGGTTGATCTCGGCCGCAGTGGCACCGGAGGCCGTGTGA
- a CDS encoding ATP-binding protein, whose amino-acid sequence MTELRRWVLDSPAQLKLLRASLHEAVTGEALAEGAALDEVPEKVCLVATELATNALRHALPPTTVRLGRSGDRYVLDVADQAPDVVPQYSEGRPLGQGGLGLQLAKRFALEIGWYVEGDSKHVWAEFPMPR is encoded by the coding sequence ATGACCGAGCTTCGCCGGTGGGTTCTGGACAGCCCCGCCCAGCTGAAGCTTCTGCGCGCGTCCCTGCACGAGGCCGTGACCGGGGAGGCGCTGGCCGAGGGGGCTGCCCTCGACGAGGTTCCGGAGAAGGTCTGTCTCGTGGCGACCGAGCTGGCCACGAACGCTCTGCGGCACGCGCTGCCGCCGACTACCGTACGGCTCGGGCGTTCCGGTGACCGGTACGTGCTCGACGTCGCCGACCAGGCACCCGACGTGGTGCCGCAGTACAGCGAGGGCCGGCCGCTCGGGCAGGGTGGGCTGGGGCTGCAGCTGGCGAAGAGGTTCGCGCTGGAGATCGGGTGGTATGTCGAGGGCGACAGCAAGCACGTCTGGGCCGAGTTCCCGATGCCCCGCTGA
- a CDS encoding STAS domain-containing protein, which yields MIEPSYQITREAGAVRLSGDLDINARQELRDVLVAAAQEDGSGAVVVDFDDTAFLDSEAMGALIEGFLAARSAGVKMSIVNAHGLVHRVLEVSGVLEMFETGQT from the coding sequence GTGATCGAGCCGAGCTACCAGATCACCCGGGAGGCGGGTGCCGTCAGGCTGTCCGGCGATCTGGACATCAACGCCCGCCAGGAGCTGCGGGACGTGCTCGTGGCTGCCGCGCAGGAGGACGGGTCCGGCGCCGTCGTCGTGGATTTCGACGACACGGCCTTCCTCGACAGTGAGGCCATGGGCGCGCTGATCGAGGGTTTCCTCGCCGCCCGGTCGGCCGGGGTCAAGATGTCGATCGTCAACGCGCACGGGCTGGTGCACCGGGTGCTCGAGGTCTCCGGCGTCCTGGAGATGTTCGAGACCGGCCAGACCTGA